From a region of the Fusarium verticillioides 7600 chromosome 9, whole genome shotgun sequence genome:
- a CDS encoding NAD-specific glutamate dehydrogenase: MTAISANPVANVKAVEASRGPSPQPTHFSVPLQNGNGGNGHRILRSATVGYIAPEFTGKPEQKKTVKSIISAAGFVPEPQIDEQIEWFYEKLGIDDVYFELETPDVISSHITSLYAAKVASFAREDKQEEIRLDMEANDHAIYIDTSVAGKTNTAGPRYEERLEAKYIDHPGSSKYRVETFRSPAVVSPSSKATLRCYFVYQCQFATPPEHTDPKETNLELIADNGFLRKATDNTKQIYQDIIELAVNRAGPVIEVFDIENTDEKRMVVAFRARTAQGLFSALSDLYHYYGVTSSRKYLEQFSNGITVMSVYLRPASDAVESSGQFPSLEESIDQISKEVSLLYCLPHNKFHNLFLDGQLSLQESVYAHSAWVFVQHFLNRLGPEYSTLAELLDVKNNAQQALLSNLKRRLRSETFTPEYIYEIIQNYPGLVRALYASFANIHLVKDQEDPVKVVSSSLSVEVLSDDALKDKIAKNVNNEHDEMVLTAFRVFNNAILKTNYFTPTKVALSFRLDPSFLPEVEYPKPLYGMFLVISSESRGFHLRFKDISRGGIRIVKSRNKEAYGINARSIFDENYGLASTQQRKNKDIPEGGSKGVILLDPKQQNRAREAFEKYIDSILDLLLPAETPGIKNPIVDLYGKEEIIFMGPDENTAELVDWATEHARSRGAPWWKSFFTGKSPKLGGIPHDTYGMTTLSVREYVKGIYRKLELDPSAIRKMQTGGPDGDLGSNEIKLGNEKYTAIVDGSGVLADPNGLDRDELLRLANGRKMIIEYDVSKLSPEGYRVLCDDVNITLPNGEVINNGTSFRNTFHLRDTGSVDCFVPCGGRPASIDLISVNRLIKDGKCIIPYLVEGANLFITQEAKLRLEAAGCILYKDASANKGGVTSSSLEVLASLSFDDEGFVENMCHNAQGEAPQFYQDYVKQVQLKIQENARLEFEAIWREHEQTGTPRSILSDKLSVAITDLDEKLQHSDLWDNEKIRRSVLQDALPRLLLEKIGLDTLIARIPDSYLRSIFGSYLASRFVYEFGSSPSQFAFYDFMSKRMAQIAN, translated from the exons ATGACTGCCATCTCCGCCAACCCCGTGGCTAACGTCAAGGCCGTTGAGGCCAGCCGTGGTCCTTCTCCCCAGCCTACTCACTTCTCCGTCCCTCTGCAAAATGGCAACGGCGGCAATGGCCACCGCATTCTGCGATCTGCCACCGTTGGCTACATTGCCCCCGAGTTCACTGGCAAGcctgagcagaagaagactgTGAAGTCTatcatctcagctgctgGTTTCGTCCCTGAGCCCCAAATTGATGAGCAGATCGAGTGGTTCtacgagaagcttggcatcgatgatgTCTACTTCGAGCTTGAGACCCCCGATGTCATCTCCAGCCACATCACTTCTCTGTATGCCGCTAAGGTCGCTTCCTTCGCTCGCGAGGATAAGCAGGAGGAGATTCGACTGGACATGGAGGCCAACGACCATGCCATCTACATTGACACCAGCGTTGCTGGCAAGACCAACACTGCTGGTCCCCGCTATGAGGAACGCCTTGAGGCCAAGTACATTGATCACCCCGGCTCCAGCAAGTACCGCGTTGAGACTTTCCGATCTCCCGCTGTTGTGAGCCCCAGCTCCAAGGCCACTCTCCGATGTTACTTCGTCTACCAGTGCCAGTTTGCTACTCCTCCTGAGCACACCGACCCCAAGGAGACCAACCTCGAGCTCATTGCCGACAACGGTTTCCTCCGCAAGGCCActgacaacaccaagcaaaTCTACCAGGACATCATTGAGCTCGCCGTTAACCGAGCTGGTCCTGTCATTGAGGTCTTCGATATTGAGAACACCGACGAGAAGCGAATGGTCGTTGCCTTCCGCGCTCGCACTGCCCAGGGTCTTTTCTCTGCCCTCAGTGACCTTTACCACTACTATGGCGTCACCTCATCTCGAAAGTACCTTGAGCAGTTCTCCAACGGTATTACCGTCATGAGTGTCTATCTCCGACCTGCTTCTGACGCCGTCGAGAGCAGTGGACAGTTCCCATCTCTTGAGGAGTCCATTGACCAGATCTCCAAGGAGGTTTCTCTCCTCTACTGTCTTCCCCACAACAAGTTCCacaaccttttccttgatGGACAGCTCAGTCTTCAGGAATCCGTCTACGCCCACTCCGCTTGGGTCTTCGTTCAGCACTTCCTGAACCGACTGGGACCAGAGTACTCTACTCTTGCCGAGCTTCTGGATGTTAAGAACAACGCTCAGCAGGCTCTCCTTTCTAACCTGAAGCGCCGTCTCCGTTCCGAGACCTTTACCCCTGAGTATATCTATGAGATTATTCAGAACTACCCCGGTCTCGTTCGTGCTCTTTATGCTTCTTTCGCCAACATCCACCTTGTTAAGGACCAGGAGGACCCCGTGAAGGTCGTCTCCTCCAGCCTGTCCGTCGAGGTTCTTTCCGACGACgctctcaaggacaagatcgccaagaacGTCAATAACGAGCACGATGAGATGGTTCTCACTGCTTTCCgtgtcttcaacaacgccattctcaagaccaactACTTCACCCCTACCAAGGTCGCCCTGAGCTTCCGTCTTGACCCCTCCTTCCTCCCAGAGGTCGAGTACCCCAAGCCCCTCTACGGCATGttcctcgtcatcagctCTGAGTCTCGAGGTTTCCACCTCCGATTCAAGGATATCTCTCGTGGTGGTATCCGAATCGTCAAGTCTCGCAACAAGGAGGCTTATGGCATCAACGCCCGCAGCATCTTCGATGAGAACTACGGTCTTGCCAGCACACAGCAGcgcaagaacaaggacattCCCGAGGGTGGCTCCAAGGGTGTCATTCTTTTGGACCCTAAGCAGCAGAACCGTGCCCGTGAGGCTTTCGAGAAGTACATTGATAGtatccttgatcttcttctgcccgCCGAGACCCCTGGTATCAAGAACCCTATTGTCGACCTCTACGGCAAGGAGgagatcatcttcatggGCCCTGACGAGAACACTGCTGAGCTGGTTGACTGGGCTACTGAGCACGCTCGATCCCGTGGCGCCCCCTGGTGGAAGTCCTTCTTCACTGGCAAGTCTCCCAAGCTTGGCGGTATTCCTCACGACACATACGGCATGACCACCCTGTCCGTTCGTGAGTACGTCAAGGGTATCTACCGAAAGCTCGAGCTTGACCCCTCTGCAATCCGCAAGATGCAGACTGGTGGCCCCGATGGTGATCTGGGCAGCAACGAGATCAAGCTTGGTAACGAGAAGTACACTGCCATTGTCGATGGCTCTGGAGTTCTTGCTGACCCCAACGGCCTCGACCGTGACGAGCTTCTGCGCCTTGCCAACGGCCGTAAGATGATCATCGAGTACGACGTTTCTAAGCTGTCTCCCGAGGGTTACCGAGTCCTGTGCGACGACGTCAACATCACTCTCCCCAATGGTGAGGTTATCAACAACGGTACATCGTTCCGTAACACCTTCCATCTCCGTGACACTGGCAGTGTCGACTGCTTCGTCCCTTGTGGTGGTCGTCCCGCCTCCATTGACCTCATCTCGGTCAACCGTCTCATCAAGGATGGAAAGTGCATCATCCCTTACCTCGTTGAGGGAGCCAACCTCTTCATTACCCAGGAGGCTAAGCTTCGCCTTGAGGCTGCTGGCTGCATTCTGTACAAGGATGCCTCTGCCAACAAGGGTGGTGTGACATCGTCCTCCCTTGAGGTTCTTGCTTCTCTGTCCTTCGACGACGAGGGCTTCGTTGAGAACATGTGCCACAATGCCCAGGGCGAGGCTCCTCAGTTCTACCAGGACTACGTCAAGCAGGTTCAGCTCAAGATTCAGGAGAACGCCCGTCTCGAGTTTGAGGCTATCTGGCGCGAGCACGAGCAGACCGGAACTCCCCGATCTATCCTCTCCGACAAGCTCTCTGTTGCCATTACcgatctcgatgagaagctccagcactCCGACCTCTGggacaacgagaagatccGCCGATCTGtccttcaagatgctctgccccgtcttctcctcgagaagaTTGGTCTCGACACCTTGATTGCTCGCATCCCCGACTCCTACCTCCGAAGCATCTTCGGCTCTTACCTTGCCAGTCGATTCGTGTACGAGTTCGGCAGCAGCCCCAGCCAGTTTGCCTTCTACGACTT TATGTCTAAGCGTATGGCTCAGATCGCCAACTAA